In the Arthrobacter sp. 31Y genome, one interval contains:
- a CDS encoding four-carbon acid sugar kinase family protein, translating into MTLEADVLAAYPAEVQIPAQLVAGAVAASSATSPRVLVVLDDDPTGTQSVADLAVLTRWDVADFTWAFTHIRENQTKPAVYVLTNTRSLDPAEAAARNEEIVRNALSAAAAGDVKLGFVSRSDSTLRGHYPLEPDVIAATVAAETGEPTDGVVIVPAFPDAGRVTIGGVHYMRGTGEDSGSLTPVAETEFAKDASFGFANSEMAKYVEEKSHGRFPASDVIVLDLNIIRAGASAQDPTISAKAIADALESATNSTPIVADIVTENDFRALALGLEEAERRGKKLLYRVGPPFVRGRIGQEIRTALTSEEAFAGNTPSTAGGLIVVGSHVGVTTRQLNDLTAAHSSARIVEIDVEKLIAGTKTEGEAEADAYIGTVVSDVVDALHQGDVIVHTSRLLIKTDDAAASLKIARTVSAAVVAVVNRTLKTFPPRFVIAKGGITSSDVAAHGLEIRHAIVRGPMLPGIVSLWEPVDGPAKGIPYIVFAGNVGDDQSLTQVTRKLSATF; encoded by the coding sequence GTGACCCTTGAAGCCGACGTTCTGGCCGCTTACCCGGCGGAAGTCCAGATTCCTGCTCAGTTGGTTGCCGGCGCCGTTGCGGCGTCCTCGGCAACATCTCCCCGTGTGCTGGTAGTCCTCGACGACGACCCCACGGGAACCCAGTCCGTTGCGGATCTCGCTGTGCTCACCCGTTGGGACGTTGCGGACTTCACCTGGGCTTTCACCCACATCCGTGAAAACCAGACCAAGCCCGCGGTCTACGTCCTCACCAACACCCGCAGCCTGGACCCGGCCGAAGCCGCAGCGCGCAACGAGGAAATCGTCCGTAATGCACTGTCGGCAGCAGCCGCCGGCGACGTGAAGCTCGGCTTTGTCAGCCGCAGCGACTCCACCCTCCGCGGCCACTACCCGTTGGAACCGGACGTCATCGCAGCCACCGTGGCCGCAGAAACCGGCGAACCCACCGACGGCGTGGTGATTGTTCCCGCTTTCCCCGACGCCGGCCGCGTCACCATCGGCGGCGTCCACTACATGCGCGGCACCGGAGAGGATTCCGGCTCCCTCACTCCCGTGGCCGAGACGGAATTCGCCAAGGACGCGAGCTTCGGCTTCGCCAACTCCGAGATGGCCAAGTACGTGGAGGAGAAGTCGCACGGCCGGTTCCCCGCCAGCGACGTCATCGTCCTGGACCTGAACATCATCCGCGCCGGAGCCTCCGCGCAGGACCCCACCATCTCCGCCAAAGCAATCGCCGACGCCCTGGAATCCGCCACCAACTCCACGCCGATCGTGGCCGACATCGTCACCGAAAACGACTTCCGCGCCCTCGCCCTGGGCCTCGAAGAAGCCGAACGCCGCGGCAAGAAGCTCCTCTACCGCGTTGGTCCGCCCTTCGTAAGGGGCCGCATTGGGCAGGAAATCCGCACCGCACTGACCTCCGAGGAGGCCTTCGCGGGCAACACCCCGTCCACAGCGGGTGGCTTGATTGTGGTCGGTTCCCACGTGGGCGTCACCACCCGGCAACTCAATGACCTCACAGCCGCGCACAGCTCGGCCCGGATCGTCGAGATCGACGTTGAGAAGCTCATTGCCGGAACCAAAACCGAGGGCGAAGCAGAAGCCGACGCCTACATCGGAACCGTCGTGTCCGACGTCGTCGATGCCCTCCACCAGGGAGACGTCATTGTCCACACCAGCCGCCTGCTCATCAAAACCGACGACGCCGCAGCGAGCCTGAAGATCGCCCGCACCGTTTCGGCCGCCGTCGTCGCCGTGGTGAACCGCACCCTGAAGACCTTCCCGCCGCGATTCGTCATCGCCAAGGGCGGCATCACGTCCTCGGACGTCGCCGCGCACGGCCTGGAAATCCGCCACGCGATTGTCCGCGGACCCATGCTCCCGGGCATCGTCTCGCTGTGGGAGCCGGTGGATGGCCCCGCAAAGGGCATCCCGTACATCGTCTTCGCTGGCAACGTGGGCGACGACCAGTCCTTGACGCAGGTCACCCGCAAACTCAGCGCCACTTTCTAA
- a CDS encoding NAD(P)-dependent oxidoreductase, giving the protein MTSSNYTVTVLGLGAMGLPMATRLASELTVHGFDIAEPRLELAAAAGIKTFDSAREASQGADALLLAVRNGEQLNDVLFGENGVASVLKPGAVVILGSTVGTEAIPATVAKLAEYGVALVDAPLSGGPKRAGEGDLLIVVGAEPEALEKARPALELLASTLSIVGDKPGDGQALKTVNQLLCGVHIAAAAEAMALADALGLDQAKTLAALEAGAAGSFMLSNRGPRILEAYTEEGAEVLSRLDIFVKDMGIVGKATRAAGLAAPVAAAAEQLYLLGQAQGLAAADDSAVIKVVAPSKRTA; this is encoded by the coding sequence ATGACCAGCAGCAACTACACCGTCACCGTCCTGGGCCTCGGCGCCATGGGTCTGCCCATGGCAACCCGCCTCGCCTCCGAGCTGACCGTCCACGGTTTCGACATCGCAGAGCCCCGCTTGGAGCTCGCAGCAGCGGCCGGCATCAAGACCTTCGACTCCGCCCGCGAAGCTTCCCAGGGCGCCGATGCGCTGCTGTTGGCCGTCCGCAACGGTGAGCAGCTCAACGATGTCCTCTTCGGCGAAAATGGCGTGGCCTCGGTACTGAAGCCGGGCGCCGTCGTGATCCTCGGCAGCACCGTGGGTACCGAAGCCATCCCCGCCACGGTGGCCAAGCTGGCTGAGTATGGCGTCGCGCTGGTTGACGCTCCGCTGTCCGGTGGACCCAAGCGTGCCGGCGAAGGTGACCTGCTGATCGTTGTTGGCGCCGAGCCCGAGGCACTCGAGAAGGCCCGCCCCGCACTTGAACTGTTGGCGTCCACCCTGAGCATCGTGGGCGACAAGCCCGGCGACGGCCAGGCACTCAAGACCGTCAACCAGCTCCTGTGCGGTGTCCACATCGCCGCCGCCGCAGAGGCCATGGCCCTCGCCGACGCCCTCGGCCTCGACCAAGCCAAGACCCTCGCGGCCCTTGAAGCAGGCGCCGCCGGTTCCTTCATGCTTTCCAACCGTGGCCCGCGCATCCTCGAGGCCTACACCGAGGAAGGTGCCGAGGTCCTTAGCCGTCTGGACATCTTCGTCAAGGACATGGGCATCGTGGGCAAGGCAACCCGGGCCGCCGGCCTCGCCGCACCCGTTGCTGCCGCCGCTGAACAGCTTTACCTCCTCGGCCAGGCCCAGGGCCTCGCCGCTGCCGACGACTCCGCCGTCATCAAGGTTGTTGCGCCCTCCAAGCGCACCGCCTAA
- a CDS encoding GntP family transporter, translated as MNPLVNSLMVRAADAPAIKPAVELGTPLLLTIAAAGIALLLVLIIRFKIQAFVALLAVSILVGVAAQIPLKDIFTVVTTGVGSTMGKVALLIALGAILGRMIEVSGGVQSLATHFTEKLGAKRVAVALTAVGFLVAIPVFFEVGVIVLVPIVYAFAKIANVHPIKFGLPMAGIMLSIHVAVPPHPGIVAGAGVFGADIGLITMISLIICIPLGFLSYWVASIMNRKDYELLPGVKQQVEEFGSESLVHVGHEGPGARAIAPPRPGLIMFLIAAPIAQILLGTVGTLTIAKDNYWYGVAAFIGNPFFALLVAVTLSFFLLAVRRNWSLKETGEIFEGALPPIASILMVVAAGGVFGEVLRTSGIGAALSHTLDSLGLPVIVLGFIISLALRAAQGSATVAIVTTTGLLTSAVMEGGYTPAQIAVIVIAIGFGSLGLSHVTDAGFWTVIRYYGLTVSDGLKTWTVLTTILGLAGFALTYVAWILVGGLAH; from the coding sequence ATGAATCCCCTCGTCAACTCGCTGATGGTCCGGGCGGCCGATGCCCCCGCCATCAAGCCCGCAGTGGAGCTGGGAACACCACTTCTGCTGACCATCGCCGCGGCCGGCATCGCCCTGCTGCTGGTGCTGATCATCCGCTTCAAGATCCAGGCTTTCGTTGCCCTGCTGGCCGTCAGCATCCTGGTGGGCGTCGCAGCCCAGATCCCGCTCAAGGACATTTTCACCGTGGTGACCACCGGCGTCGGCAGCACCATGGGCAAGGTCGCGTTGCTGATCGCCCTCGGTGCCATCCTTGGCCGCATGATCGAGGTATCCGGTGGCGTGCAGTCACTGGCAACCCACTTCACGGAGAAGCTCGGAGCCAAGCGCGTTGCTGTTGCTTTGACGGCCGTGGGCTTCCTGGTGGCCATCCCCGTGTTCTTCGAGGTTGGCGTGATCGTTCTGGTCCCGATCGTTTACGCCTTCGCCAAGATCGCGAACGTCCACCCCATCAAGTTCGGCCTGCCCATGGCCGGCATCATGCTGTCCATCCACGTTGCGGTCCCGCCGCACCCTGGCATCGTGGCCGGTGCCGGCGTCTTCGGCGCGGACATCGGACTCATCACCATGATCTCGCTCATCATCTGCATCCCCCTCGGATTCCTGTCCTACTGGGTTGCCAGCATCATGAACCGCAAGGACTACGAGCTCCTCCCCGGCGTGAAGCAGCAGGTGGAAGAATTCGGTTCCGAATCCCTGGTCCACGTTGGCCACGAGGGCCCCGGCGCCCGCGCAATCGCTCCTCCCCGCCCCGGCCTGATCATGTTCCTGATTGCCGCTCCGATCGCCCAGATCCTCCTCGGCACCGTGGGCACACTGACCATCGCCAAGGACAACTACTGGTACGGCGTGGCCGCGTTCATCGGTAACCCTTTCTTCGCGCTCCTGGTCGCGGTAACCCTGTCCTTCTTCCTGCTGGCGGTACGCCGTAACTGGTCCCTCAAGGAGACCGGCGAAATCTTCGAGGGCGCACTGCCTCCCATCGCGTCCATCCTCATGGTGGTTGCAGCTGGTGGCGTGTTCGGTGAAGTCCTCCGCACCTCGGGCATCGGCGCCGCACTCTCGCACACGTTGGACAGCCTTGGCCTTCCGGTGATCGTGCTCGGGTTCATCATCTCCCTGGCACTGCGCGCCGCACAGGGTTCGGCCACGGTGGCCATCGTGACCACCACCGGCCTGCTCACTTCCGCTGTGATGGAGGGCGGCTACACGCCAGCTCAGATCGCCGTGATCGTGATCGCCATCGGTTTCGGCTCGCTCGGCCTGTCCCACGTCACTGACGCGGGCTTCTGGACCGTGATCCGCTATTACGGCCTCACGGTTTCCGATGGCCTCAAGACCTGGACCGTCCTCACCACCATCCTGGGGCTGGCCGGCTTCGCACTGACGTACGTCGCCTGGATCCTGGTAGGAGGGCTGGCCCACTAA
- a CDS encoding class II fructose-bisphosphate aldolase translates to MRTKLDQLVTSALGSGSAVPAFTCYDFTTAMAVVSAAEEARLGVILLVAPKTASTPNGLRLIAALRSLADDASVPVSIQLDHASDLQVIRDSVAAGADAVLADGSSLPYEDNIALVREVRAVLEAQGASDVVIEAELGGLAGDEDKAFGTDDSAHDAGTSVAGLTNPAQVADFVERTGAQLLAIAVGNVHGKYKGEPNIRWDVLQDVAATTNVPLVLHGASGIPADQLAKAPSMNVGKVNFNTELRTGILSTLEAETAAHRADGENLQGLLARWNGSAASFAGATLELLSA, encoded by the coding sequence ATGCGCACCAAACTCGATCAGCTGGTCACCTCAGCCCTGGGATCCGGCTCCGCTGTTCCGGCCTTCACCTGCTATGACTTCACCACCGCAATGGCTGTTGTGTCAGCGGCGGAGGAAGCCCGGCTGGGCGTGATCCTGTTGGTGGCTCCCAAAACTGCGTCCACACCCAACGGCCTGCGCCTTATTGCAGCCCTTCGCAGCCTTGCCGACGACGCCAGCGTCCCGGTCTCCATCCAGCTGGACCACGCCTCGGACCTGCAGGTCATCCGTGATTCCGTGGCCGCAGGTGCGGACGCCGTCCTGGCCGACGGTTCGTCCTTGCCCTACGAGGACAACATCGCCTTGGTCCGCGAAGTCCGTGCCGTGCTGGAGGCGCAAGGCGCCTCCGACGTCGTGATCGAAGCAGAGCTGGGCGGCCTTGCGGGGGACGAGGACAAGGCGTTCGGTACTGATGATTCAGCGCACGACGCCGGAACTTCAGTTGCGGGGCTCACCAACCCTGCGCAGGTGGCTGACTTCGTGGAGCGAACGGGTGCGCAACTGCTGGCCATTGCCGTGGGAAACGTGCACGGCAAGTACAAGGGAGAGCCCAACATCCGCTGGGACGTGCTCCAAGACGTCGCAGCAACGACCAACGTTCCGCTGGTGCTCCATGGCGCATCCGGCATACCCGCAGACCAGCTCGCGAAGGCGCCGTCCATGAACGTGGGCAAGGTGAACTTCAACACGGAGCTGCGCACCGGCATCCTCTCCACGCTGGAGGCTGAAACCGCCGCACACCGGGCCGATGGCGAGAATCTTCAGGGTCTGCTGGCCCGCTGGAACGGCTCGGCCGCGAGCTTCGCCGGCGCCACGCTGGAGTTGCTCAGCGCCTGA
- a CDS encoding DUF1304 domain-containing protein: protein MILASLIFATIAALLHVYIFTMESITWTKPKTWKTFSITSQADAETTKPLAYNQGFYNLFLAIGALIGIIAVAMGATQVGWTLVFSNCGSMLLAALVLAASGKKYLRAATLQGTTPLLAVVLGVLAVTLG from the coding sequence ATGATCCTGGCCTCCCTGATTTTCGCGACAATTGCCGCCCTGCTCCACGTCTACATTTTCACCATGGAGTCCATTACCTGGACCAAGCCCAAGACCTGGAAAACGTTCAGCATCACCTCGCAGGCTGACGCGGAGACTACCAAGCCGCTCGCCTACAACCAGGGCTTCTACAACCTGTTCCTCGCCATTGGTGCCTTGATCGGCATCATCGCAGTTGCCATGGGTGCAACCCAAGTGGGCTGGACCCTCGTCTTCAGTAACTGCGGCTCCATGCTCCTCGCCGCCCTGGTGCTCGCAGCCAGCGGCAAAAAGTACCTCCGCGCAGCAACGCTCCAAGGCACAACGCCGCTGCTCGCCGTCGTGCTTGGAGTGTTGGCCGTAACGCTGGGCTAG
- a CDS encoding VOC family protein, translating to MTTSIFVNLPVSDLEASKAFYTALGYSINPNFTDETAACVVFSDTIFAMLLTHAKFSEFTKQPIADTKNSTAAIVAISADSREDVDALATKALEAGGSETYDPMDMGFMYGRAFQDLDGHHWEVVWMDDAAAQDGPPEH from the coding sequence ATGACTACGTCGATTTTCGTGAACCTGCCCGTCAGCGACCTTGAGGCATCCAAGGCCTTTTACACGGCCCTTGGCTACTCCATCAATCCCAACTTCACCGATGAGACTGCCGCTTGCGTGGTCTTCAGCGACACCATCTTCGCAATGCTCCTGACGCACGCCAAGTTCAGCGAGTTCACCAAGCAGCCCATTGCGGACACGAAAAACTCGACTGCGGCCATCGTCGCCATTTCGGCCGACAGCCGTGAGGACGTGGATGCCTTGGCCACCAAGGCCCTCGAAGCCGGTGGTTCCGAAACCTACGATCCCATGGACATGGGATTCATGTACGGCCGCGCGTTCCAGGACTTGGACGGCCATCACTGGGAAGTTGTTTGGATGGACGACGCCGCAGCCCAGGATGGTCCCCCGGAGCACTAG
- a CDS encoding Lrp/AsnC family transcriptional regulator, with protein sequence MNESATISELDLEIVNALQINPRAEWSRVADALGLSGPTIARRWQTLAEGRLAWITPSPGQRYLSAGWSAFIQLSSRPGESEELIRRLCAEPAFGTVSMVTGSHDVFMDCFASSHEELMDIITGSFRKLPGVTHREVVFVTKLYRQASEWRSGSLEPGRARQVSTQTKDAPAGYSPDRLDATLLEELAKDGRASWAELGAACSVSPQTARRRVERFLAAGYITLRCDASTAANRGLREVTLMLNIPAQYVDEVGGYFAAQSNCRLSAQVLGTQNLVVTLWVRDYLEAQAFERELAERAPGSSVISRQAVVRTYKRLGHILDESGRSVSVVPLPLWTEGSGRGVQIPAGSDA encoded by the coding sequence TTGAACGAATCAGCCACAATCTCAGAGCTTGACCTTGAAATCGTCAATGCACTGCAGATCAACCCTCGGGCGGAATGGAGTCGGGTTGCGGATGCCCTTGGACTGTCCGGGCCCACCATCGCGCGACGATGGCAAACGTTGGCCGAGGGCCGGCTGGCATGGATCACGCCATCTCCCGGTCAGCGCTACCTCAGCGCGGGTTGGTCTGCATTTATCCAGCTCTCCTCACGGCCAGGCGAAAGTGAGGAACTTATTCGGCGGCTTTGTGCGGAGCCCGCCTTCGGCACAGTTTCCATGGTGACCGGCTCGCACGATGTCTTCATGGATTGCTTTGCCTCCAGCCACGAAGAACTCATGGACATCATCACTGGTTCTTTTCGGAAGCTTCCAGGAGTCACGCACCGCGAGGTGGTTTTTGTTACCAAGCTGTACCGCCAGGCCTCGGAATGGCGCAGCGGCTCGCTGGAACCCGGACGTGCCCGGCAGGTTTCAACGCAAACAAAGGATGCCCCCGCCGGCTATTCACCCGATCGCTTGGATGCCACGCTGCTGGAGGAGCTCGCTAAAGATGGCCGGGCCAGTTGGGCGGAACTTGGCGCCGCCTGCAGCGTCTCACCCCAGACCGCCCGACGCCGGGTGGAGCGTTTCCTCGCTGCCGGCTACATCACGCTGAGGTGTGACGCTTCCACCGCAGCGAACCGGGGCCTGCGGGAGGTCACCCTCATGCTCAACATCCCGGCGCAATACGTTGACGAGGTAGGCGGCTACTTTGCCGCGCAAAGCAACTGTCGCCTCAGCGCCCAGGTTTTGGGTACGCAGAACCTGGTGGTCACGTTGTGGGTGCGGGACTATTTGGAAGCCCAAGCGTTCGAGCGGGAGCTGGCCGAGCGGGCGCCCGGCAGTTCGGTGATTTCACGGCAGGCGGTGGTGAGGACCTACAAGCGGCTGGGCCATATTCTCGACGAGTCCGGACGCAGCGTCAGCGTGGTGCCTCTTCCGTTGTGGACGGAAGGGTCTGGACGGGGCGTCCAAATCCCGGCAGGATCAGACGCATGA